The Mucilaginibacter terrenus genome has a segment encoding these proteins:
- a CDS encoding GH92 family glycosyl hydrolase produces MKRTLLIVLALLPLLSSAQTNTASLADLVNPLMGTDSKPSLSNGNTYPAIALPWGMNTWTPQTGKMGSGWQYTYNADKIVGFKQTHQPSPWMNDYGQFSIFPEVGKIKLEDAERASWFSHKAEVSRPYYYSVYLADYDITTEITPTERAASFRFTFPKSDSSHIVIDAFDKGSYVKIIPGENKIVGYSTRNSGSVPANFKNYFVIYLDKPFTASAWHNKDVDEGKLEYTGDHAGAVLNFKTTKGEKVHLRVASSFISIEQAELNLKREIGTESFASTQQKAKDTWNKTLSRLKVDGGTTDQIRTFYSCLYRMLFFPNRLYEFDAKNQIVHYSPYTGKITPGYMFAGTGFWDTFRALYPFLNLVYPSMSKEMQEGLINDYKEGGWLPEWSSPGYADIMVGNNSASVVAEAYLKGGRGYDINTLYQALLHGANNTGPDATGRRGVEFYNSIGYVPYDVKINENAARTLEYAYDDFAIYKLGKALGRPASETEIYRKRATNYKNLFDPQTGLMRGKNKDGSFATPFNPFKWGDAFTEGNSWHYTWSVFHDVQGIINLMGGNQKFVTKLDSVFTLPPVFDDSYYHSVIHEIREMQIAGMGQYAHGNQPIQHMTYLYNYAGQPWKTQQHVRDVMDKMYKPTPDGYCGDEDNGQTSAWYVFSAMGFYPVTPASDQYVIGAPLFKKVTLILENGKTININAPQNSIDNRYVNSLNVNGKPYTYNWLSHSALLKGAVLNFGMSSQPNKQRGTKPTNAPYSLTNDK; encoded by the coding sequence ATGAAAAGAACACTTTTAATTGTACTTGCTTTGCTGCCATTGTTGTCATCGGCACAAACCAACACCGCTAGCCTTGCCGATCTGGTAAATCCGTTGATGGGTACTGATTCCAAGCCCTCATTATCTAATGGGAATACGTACCCGGCAATTGCTTTGCCCTGGGGCATGAACACCTGGACACCACAAACAGGCAAGATGGGGAGTGGCTGGCAATACACGTACAACGCCGACAAGATTGTCGGCTTTAAGCAAACACACCAGCCTTCACCCTGGATGAATGATTATGGTCAGTTCTCCATCTTTCCGGAAGTTGGCAAGATCAAGCTGGAAGATGCTGAACGTGCCAGCTGGTTCTCGCATAAGGCAGAGGTATCCCGGCCTTATTACTACAGCGTGTACCTGGCAGACTACGACATTACCACAGAGATTACACCTACGGAGCGTGCGGCAAGTTTCCGGTTCACGTTCCCAAAGAGTGACAGCTCACACATTGTGATCGATGCGTTTGACAAAGGTTCTTATGTCAAAATCATTCCTGGCGAAAACAAGATAGTAGGTTATAGTACACGCAACAGCGGTTCTGTCCCTGCAAATTTTAAAAATTACTTTGTCATCTACCTTGATAAACCGTTTACGGCATCGGCCTGGCATAATAAAGATGTTGACGAAGGTAAGCTGGAGTATACAGGCGATCACGCAGGGGCTGTGCTCAACTTTAAAACCACTAAGGGCGAAAAGGTTCATCTGCGCGTTGCATCATCGTTCATCAGTATAGAGCAGGCCGAACTTAACCTCAAGCGCGAGATCGGAACCGAAAGTTTCGCATCCACCCAACAAAAAGCGAAAGACACCTGGAACAAAACGCTGAGCCGCTTGAAAGTGGACGGCGGCACTACCGACCAGATTAGAACTTTTTACTCCTGCCTGTACCGGATGCTGTTTTTCCCGAATCGGTTGTACGAGTTTGATGCTAAAAACCAAATTGTACACTACAGCCCTTACACCGGGAAGATTACACCCGGGTATATGTTTGCAGGTACTGGTTTTTGGGACACGTTCAGGGCGTTATACCCCTTCCTAAATCTGGTTTACCCATCCATGAGCAAAGAAATGCAGGAAGGCCTCATCAACGATTACAAAGAAGGCGGCTGGCTGCCCGAGTGGAGCAGTCCGGGTTATGCAGATATTATGGTTGGTAACAACTCTGCTTCTGTTGTAGCAGAGGCTTACCTGAAAGGCGGAAGGGGATATGATATTAACACCTTATATCAAGCCCTGCTACATGGTGCCAATAACACAGGTCCGGACGCTACAGGCCGCAGAGGAGTGGAGTTTTACAACTCGATCGGCTATGTGCCATACGATGTAAAGATTAATGAGAACGCAGCACGTACGCTCGAATATGCTTATGACGACTTCGCGATCTACAAATTGGGTAAAGCACTTGGTCGGCCTGCATCTGAAACTGAAATCTATCGGAAACGAGCAACGAATTATAAAAATCTGTTCGACCCGCAAACCGGGTTGATGCGCGGCAAAAATAAGGATGGCAGTTTTGCAACACCTTTTAATCCATTTAAATGGGGCGATGCTTTTACCGAGGGAAACAGCTGGCATTACACTTGGAGCGTTTTTCATGACGTACAAGGTATTATCAACCTGATGGGTGGTAATCAAAAATTTGTAACTAAGCTCGATTCGGTATTTACATTGCCGCCCGTGTTCGATGATAGCTATTATCACTCAGTGATTCACGAAATACGAGAGATGCAGATTGCAGGTATGGGCCAGTACGCACATGGCAATCAACCTATACAGCACATGACGTACCTGTACAATTACGCAGGCCAGCCCTGGAAGACACAACAGCACGTTCGTGATGTGATGGATAAGATGTATAAACCGACTCCTGACGGTTACTGCGGCGACGAAGATAACGGCCAAACCTCCGCATGGTACGTGTTCTCTGCAATGGGCTTTTATCCGGTAACTCCCGCAAGCGATCAGTATGTCATTGGTGCGCCGTTGTTTAAAAAAGTAACACTTATCCTGGAGAATGGTAAAACTATCAACATTAACGCGCCTCAAAACAGTATCGACAACCGGTATGTAAACAGCCTTAATGTTAATGGTAAACCGTACACCTATAATTGGTTAAGCCACTCCGCATTGCTGAAAGGTGCTGTACTCAACTTTGGTATGTCGTCTCAGCCTAACAAACAACGCGGTACCAAGCCAACCAACGCACCTTACTCACTCACAAACGATAAATAA
- a CDS encoding glycoside hydrolase family 76 protein — MRKVLYIFAISMFITALGCSKGNEGTKPAGDKPVNPPPVITPTSFTAADATAAYTAFNRYFYDASKKLYYGSTRRDGVAAIWTQAIYWDMAMNVYERTKDPAQLTMINDIYQGNYNQYDGYNWDNTTTWFIYDDMMWWVMALARAKQLTGNDVYLQKAKSGFERVWNGSYDAVDGGMFWDFKHSGKNACINYPTVIAAVRLYKLTGDATYLTKAKSVYAWAKANLMDASGRIADHKIGNNPAGYEDYTYNQGTAIGAAVTLFKETNDQSYLNDAKLVADYTRNKMGTNGLLPAEGDFNEQGVLKTIFAQYIMQLINDGGQPQYMDWIQTNVNTGWKNRDTERNLTFRNYAIHCPTGDIQSYEASSIVTFMQLVPPKQ; from the coding sequence ATGAGAAAAGTACTTTATATTTTTGCAATAAGCATGTTTATTACAGCACTAGGGTGCAGTAAGGGAAACGAGGGCACTAAACCAGCAGGGGATAAGCCAGTTAATCCACCACCTGTTATAACACCAACCAGCTTCACTGCCGCTGATGCAACCGCTGCTTATACCGCATTTAACCGTTACTTCTACGATGCATCAAAAAAGCTCTATTATGGCAGTACCAGGCGGGATGGTGTAGCAGCTATTTGGACACAGGCCATTTACTGGGACATGGCCATGAACGTATACGAGCGTACCAAAGATCCAGCGCAACTGACCATGATCAACGACATTTACCAGGGTAATTATAACCAGTACGATGGTTATAACTGGGATAATACCACTACCTGGTTCATCTACGACGATATGATGTGGTGGGTAATGGCGCTGGCCCGTGCCAAACAGCTTACGGGTAACGACGTATACCTGCAAAAAGCAAAATCTGGTTTTGAACGAGTATGGAATGGCTCATACGACGCGGTTGATGGCGGCATGTTTTGGGATTTTAAGCATAGCGGCAAAAACGCTTGTATCAACTATCCAACCGTAATAGCGGCAGTGCGCTTGTACAAGCTTACCGGCGATGCAACTTATTTAACTAAAGCAAAATCTGTGTACGCATGGGCTAAAGCTAACCTAATGGATGCCAGCGGCCGTATAGCCGACCATAAAATCGGCAACAACCCGGCAGGTTACGAAGATTATACCTATAATCAGGGTACTGCTATAGGTGCTGCGGTTACGCTCTTTAAAGAAACTAATGACCAAAGTTATCTAAACGATGCGAAGCTTGTTGCCGATTACACCAGGAACAAAATGGGCACCAATGGCCTGTTGCCTGCTGAGGGTGACTTTAATGAGCAAGGAGTGCTGAAAACGATCTTCGCCCAATATATTATGCAGCTGATAAATGATGGTGGCCAACCGCAGTATATGGATTGGATACAAACCAACGTGAACACAGGATGGAAAAACAGGGATACCGAACGCAATTTAACTTTTCGTAACTACGCTATCCATTGCCCAACCGGAGACATACAATCTTACGAAGCCAGTAGCATAGTAACCTTTATGCAGTTGGTACCGCCAAAACAATAA
- a CDS encoding VOC family protein, whose protein sequence is MEHKAKSLRPFIGSKDFNTSRSFYRDLGFEEFVISPNMSVFKTGAMAFYLQDYYQKDWIENTMIFLEVDDVSRFWDELVVLDLPSKYPGVKLTPMRILDWGRECFVHDPAGVLWHFGEFNS, encoded by the coding sequence ATGGAACATAAAGCTAAGTCACTCCGGCCTTTCATTGGATCAAAAGACTTCAACACATCACGCAGCTTCTATCGCGATCTCGGTTTCGAGGAATTTGTCATTTCCCCCAACATGTCAGTATTTAAAACCGGGGCAATGGCCTTTTACCTGCAGGACTACTATCAAAAAGACTGGATCGAAAATACAATGATCTTTTTGGAGGTAGATGATGTAAGCCGCTTTTGGGACGAATTGGTTGTTCTTGACCTACCTTCGAAATATCCCGGAGTAAAGCTTACTCCTATGAGGATACTGGATTGGGGCCGCGAGTGTTTTGTGCACGATCCGGCAGGAGTGCTGTGGCATTTTGGCGAGTTTAACAGCTAG
- a CDS encoding glycoside hydrolase family 95 protein, which translates to MKRFLCITFGFLPLIVAAQRPMKLWYKQPAKVWTEALPLGNGRLGAMVFGGVANEHLQLNESTFWTGGPIKSNVNPESPKYLAQVRDALLNKHDYKEASRLTKKMQGLFTESYLPLADIFIKQQLKDTNATKYYRDLDITTAIANTNFTADGVNYHREAFSSSPDQVMVLRLTADKPGKLNFTVNSSSLVHFTLLKEGSGELRLSGKAPVHADPSYYNPKRDHIVYQDTAKSAGMRYELLIKAINDGGTVETSNNGIVVKNATKVTLLLSAATSFNGFDHNQDKDEHRIAREYLNKAAAKGYESLRKAHISDYQKYFNRVSLNIAPGKPTPNAVLPTDERINGYTAGAYDPDYETLYFQYGRYLLISSSRPGGTAANLQGIWNNEMRPPWSSNYTININTQMNYWPAESTNLSEMHQPLFGLIKELAITGKTTAKQFYNANGWVAHHNSDIWAQSNPVGDVGNGDPKWANWAMGGNWLCQHLWEHYQFTRDRDFLQKQAYPIMKEAALFCFDWLVEDKDGYLVTAPSVSPENDYIDDEGRQGEVSVATTMDMSIIYDLFTNLIDASEQLGNDAGFRKLLIEKRNKLYPLHIGKAGNLQEWYKDFKDVDPHHRHVSHLFGLYPGKQISPIATPEFAKAALKTLEIRGDDGTGWSLAWKLNFWARLLNGNHAYQLIRELLKSNSAAQTDIHHGGGVYPNMFDSHPPFQIDGNFGGTAGMTEMLLQSQLGDIYMLPALPDAWETGTVRGLKARGNFQVDMIWVRKKLQSATILSLKGGICKVRTSGKINVKGVATKVEKTDFDYVTSFETRPGVKYSITAVN; encoded by the coding sequence ATGAAACGTTTCCTATGTATCACTTTCGGCTTTTTGCCGTTGATAGTCGCTGCACAGCGCCCAATGAAGTTGTGGTACAAACAACCTGCTAAAGTTTGGACGGAAGCCCTGCCGCTTGGGAACGGGAGGTTAGGAGCGATGGTGTTTGGCGGGGTTGCGAACGAACACCTCCAATTAAATGAAAGCACCTTTTGGACCGGCGGGCCAATTAAGAGTAATGTGAACCCCGAATCACCAAAGTATCTGGCGCAGGTTAGAGATGCATTGTTAAACAAGCACGATTATAAGGAGGCTAGCCGGCTAACCAAAAAGATGCAAGGACTGTTTACCGAATCTTACCTGCCGTTAGCGGACATTTTTATAAAACAGCAACTAAAAGATACAAACGCAACCAAATACTATCGTGATCTGGACATTACAACAGCTATAGCCAACACTAATTTCACAGCTGATGGGGTGAACTATCATCGTGAGGCTTTCTCCTCATCACCTGATCAGGTAATGGTACTCAGATTAACAGCAGACAAGCCGGGCAAGTTAAACTTTACAGTAAATTCCAGCAGCCTGGTGCATTTTACTTTATTAAAAGAAGGCTCTGGTGAGTTGCGGCTGAGTGGTAAAGCACCCGTTCACGCCGACCCTAGTTATTACAATCCTAAGCGGGACCATATAGTTTATCAGGACACAGCTAAGAGCGCCGGTATGCGCTACGAGTTGTTAATAAAAGCTATAAATGACGGCGGAACTGTTGAAACTAGCAACAATGGGATTGTAGTTAAGAATGCTACAAAGGTAACCTTGCTGTTGTCGGCTGCTACCAGTTTTAATGGTTTTGACCACAACCAGGATAAAGATGAACACCGCATAGCCAGAGAGTATCTTAATAAAGCAGCAGCAAAAGGTTATGAAAGTCTGAGAAAAGCACACATCTCAGATTATCAGAAATATTTTAACCGCGTATCGTTAAACATTGCCCCGGGCAAGCCAACGCCTAATGCCGTATTGCCTACGGATGAACGTATCAACGGCTACACCGCCGGCGCATATGATCCGGATTATGAGACATTATATTTTCAGTATGGGCGTTACCTGCTTATTTCCAGTTCCCGGCCGGGCGGAACAGCTGCCAACCTGCAAGGCATATGGAATAACGAGATGCGCCCTCCATGGAGCTCTAACTACACCATCAATATCAATACGCAGATGAACTACTGGCCTGCTGAGAGCACTAACCTGTCGGAAATGCACCAGCCATTGTTCGGGCTGATAAAGGAACTGGCTATTACTGGCAAGACTACGGCAAAGCAGTTTTACAATGCAAACGGCTGGGTGGCACACCACAATTCCGATATCTGGGCGCAATCAAATCCAGTGGGGGACGTAGGCAATGGTGATCCCAAATGGGCGAACTGGGCTATGGGTGGCAATTGGCTTTGCCAGCACCTTTGGGAGCATTACCAGTTTACCCGGGATCGCGACTTTTTACAAAAACAGGCTTATCCTATAATGAAAGAAGCCGCATTGTTTTGTTTTGATTGGCTTGTGGAAGACAAAGATGGGTATTTGGTTACAGCACCATCTGTATCACCGGAGAACGATTATATTGACGATGAAGGCCGCCAGGGTGAAGTGTCCGTTGCTACTACCATGGACATGTCCATCATCTATGACCTGTTTACGAACCTGATAGATGCATCAGAACAATTAGGAAATGATGCCGGGTTCAGAAAGCTGTTAATAGAGAAAAGAAACAAACTGTACCCGCTGCATATTGGCAAAGCTGGTAACCTGCAGGAATGGTATAAAGACTTCAAAGACGTAGACCCGCACCACAGGCATGTTTCGCATCTGTTTGGGCTATACCCCGGTAAACAAATTTCGCCGATAGCCACTCCGGAGTTTGCTAAAGCTGCGCTAAAAACTTTGGAGATCCGGGGTGATGACGGCACCGGATGGAGCCTTGCCTGGAAACTAAACTTTTGGGCGAGGTTATTAAACGGCAACCATGCTTACCAGCTTATACGCGAACTGTTGAAGTCCAATTCGGCTGCACAAACAGATATTCATCATGGAGGAGGCGTTTATCCGAACATGTTCGACTCTCACCCGCCGTTTCAGATAGATGGCAACTTTGGCGGTACAGCGGGTATGACCGAAATGTTGCTGCAAAGCCAGTTAGGCGATATTTACATGCTGCCAGCGCTGCCTGATGCCTGGGAAACCGGAACCGTTAGAGGTTTAAAAGCCCGTGGAAACTTCCAGGTAGATATGATTTGGGTCAGGAAGAAGTTACAATCAGCAACTATTTTATCCTTGAAAGGAGGCATCTGCAAGGTGCGTACCTCCGGAAAGATTAATGTAAAGGGGGTTGCTACTAAAGTGGAAAAGACAGATTTTGACTATGTGACTTCATTTGAAACCAGGCCGGGTGTGAAGTATTCTATTACAGCAGTTAACTAG
- a CDS encoding RNA recognition motif domain-containing protein: MVKLFVGGFPLDIEELELAKIVAVYGDISTLKIVRDKKTRVCKGYAFIEMVDRAGAEAAMEALDGTSFAGKVLSVKITEEPAVTRPKPGNFRPAPNRPPRPTGSDDRQRRPRRTIN; the protein is encoded by the coding sequence ATGGTAAAATTATTTGTCGGCGGGTTTCCGCTGGATATTGAAGAACTTGAACTGGCTAAGATAGTGGCGGTATATGGCGATATAAGTACCCTCAAGATCGTTCGTGATAAAAAAACAAGGGTATGTAAAGGTTACGCCTTTATTGAGATGGTAGATCGTGCCGGTGCAGAAGCTGCCATGGAAGCGCTGGATGGTACTTCATTCGCAGGTAAAGTGCTATCTGTAAAGATAACAGAAGAACCTGCTGTAACACGCCCTAAGCCTGGTAATTTCCGTCCGGCACCTAATCGTCCTCCGCGCCCTACCGGCAGCGATGACCGCCAAAGGCGCCCAAGAAGGACTATTAACTAG
- a CDS encoding phosphotransferase enzyme family protein — protein MQSTGNILEVVNYFKCSADIQSCRSYGSGHINDTYRLINTDADGQDYLLQRINHSIFGNVEELMQNMSKVTAHLKCKIIERGDGDPLKEVMTLVPAKDGRFFYKDGDGNYWRMLYFLKNTKTYDIVETPKQAFEGGKAFGRFQEMLSDIPAGEMFEVIPGFHNIQKRLQHLQTAVAADAFSRVKSVAAELDVINDYAEAMQYFQAPAQVAVLPKRVIHNDTKFNNVLLNNNDEAQCVIDLETVMDGYVAYDFGDAIRTIINTSAEDEADLNKIQLNMPLFVAYTKGYLTWAAKFLTVAEVDSLGKGVLLLPYMQAVRFLTDHINGDVYFKTKFAGHNLQRAKAQLQLLKLLDECSAAMQEIITQEMNNN, from the coding sequence ATGCAGAGTACCGGTAACATTTTGGAGGTTGTAAATTACTTTAAGTGCTCTGCAGATATACAGTCATGCCGCTCATACGGCTCAGGGCACATTAACGACACGTACCGCCTCATAAACACCGACGCAGACGGACAAGATTACCTGCTGCAACGTATAAATCATAGCATCTTCGGCAATGTGGAGGAACTGATGCAAAACATGAGCAAGGTAACTGCGCATCTTAAATGCAAAATAATTGAACGCGGAGATGGTGATCCTCTTAAAGAGGTAATGACACTTGTGCCGGCGAAAGATGGACGGTTCTTTTATAAGGATGGCGACGGCAATTACTGGCGTATGCTGTATTTCTTAAAAAACACCAAAACCTATGATATTGTGGAAACGCCCAAACAGGCATTTGAAGGCGGTAAGGCTTTTGGCAGGTTTCAGGAGATGCTTTCAGATATTCCGGCAGGGGAGATGTTTGAGGTAATTCCTGGTTTTCACAATATTCAAAAACGTTTGCAGCATTTACAAACGGCTGTTGCGGCAGATGCGTTTAGCCGTGTGAAAAGCGTTGCTGCTGAGCTGGACGTTATTAATGATTATGCTGAGGCAATGCAGTACTTTCAGGCACCAGCTCAGGTGGCAGTATTGCCAAAGCGGGTAATCCATAATGATACCAAGTTTAATAATGTGCTGCTTAACAACAATGATGAGGCGCAATGCGTGATTGATTTAGAAACCGTTATGGACGGCTATGTGGCCTATGACTTTGGCGATGCCATCCGTACCATTATCAACACTTCAGCAGAAGATGAGGCTGACTTGAACAAGATTCAACTTAACATGCCGCTGTTTGTCGCCTATACAAAGGGCTATCTTACATGGGCGGCTAAGTTCTTAACAGTTGCCGAAGTTGACTCTCTTGGAAAAGGCGTTCTTCTGTTGCCTTACATGCAGGCCGTCCGGTTTTTAACAGATCATATTAATGGAGATGTTTACTTTAAAACGAAGTTTGCGGGGCATAACCTGCAAAGGGCAAAGGCGCAGCTGCAACTCCTGAAATTACTTGATGAGTGTTCGGCTGCTATGCAGGAAATAATAACACAGGAGATGAACAACAATTGA
- a CDS encoding Gfo/Idh/MocA family protein, with protein sequence MDRRQFVTNSAMAIAGLTILPSGSLFAKNADIVRLGYIGVGLRGRNHIGEGLLRDDVDIVAICDIQESSLKYCREQFVKAQKKLPAEYTGGLDAYKKLLDRKDIDGVIIATPWQFHKDQAIDAMRSGKYVGCEVIAGITEQDHWDILKAYDETKMPYMTLENVCYRRDVMAALNMSRQKLFGELIHLEGGYQHDLRGIFFNDGKSFYGKGGEFGPGTMGESQWRTQWNIDRDGDIYPTHGAGPVMNYIDINRGNSFVNLVSFSTKSRGLNAYLDKVAPSSKNSKIKFKNGDVTTTTISCANGETVTLSHDTHLPRPYSLGFRVQGTEGIWMDVANAVYIEGKSKNTDQWDKASEWFEKYDHPLWKKYEKYAEGAGHGGMDWFVFNGFVEAVKQKKQTPIDVYDSLTMSVITPLSEKSIADGNKPQKFPDFTRGKWKDRKNTFALDDSGF encoded by the coding sequence ATGGATCGCAGACAATTTGTAACTAATTCAGCCATGGCAATAGCGGGACTAACCATCTTACCTTCCGGATCGTTATTTGCAAAAAATGCAGACATAGTACGGTTGGGTTATATAGGAGTTGGTCTCCGCGGCCGTAACCATATAGGAGAGGGTTTGCTGCGCGATGATGTAGATATTGTAGCCATTTGCGACATACAGGAAAGTTCGCTGAAGTATTGCAGGGAGCAATTTGTTAAAGCACAAAAGAAGTTGCCTGCTGAATACACAGGGGGACTGGATGCTTATAAAAAGCTGCTGGACAGGAAAGATATAGACGGTGTTATTATTGCTACCCCATGGCAGTTTCATAAAGATCAGGCTATTGATGCCATGCGCTCCGGTAAATACGTTGGCTGTGAAGTTATTGCGGGTATAACAGAGCAGGATCATTGGGATATATTGAAGGCCTACGATGAAACAAAGATGCCGTACATGACGCTGGAGAATGTTTGCTACCGCCGCGATGTAATGGCCGCTTTAAACATGAGCAGACAAAAACTTTTTGGAGAACTTATACATCTTGAAGGCGGCTACCAGCACGACCTGCGCGGTATTTTCTTTAACGATGGAAAAAGCTTCTACGGAAAAGGAGGCGAGTTTGGTCCGGGCACCATGGGCGAATCGCAGTGGCGTACACAATGGAATATAGACCGCGATGGCGATATCTATCCAACTCATGGCGCAGGCCCTGTTATGAATTATATCGACATAAACCGGGGTAACAGCTTTGTAAACCTGGTATCGTTCTCAACTAAATCGCGCGGGCTAAATGCTTACCTGGATAAGGTTGCCCCCAGCAGTAAAAATTCAAAGATCAAGTTTAAAAATGGTGATGTAACCACAACTACTATCAGCTGTGCTAACGGCGAAACAGTAACACTTAGTCACGATACGCACCTGCCGCGCCCATATTCTTTAGGTTTTAGGGTGCAAGGAACGGAGGGGATATGGATGGATGTGGCCAACGCGGTTTACATAGAAGGTAAATCAAAAAACACCGACCAGTGGGACAAAGCCAGCGAATGGTTCGAGAAATACGACCACCCGCTATGGAAAAAGTACGAGAAGTATGCCGAGGGAGCAGGGCACGGAGGTATGGATTGGTTTGTATTTAACGGTTTTGTAGAGGCAGTAAAACAGAAGAAACAAACGCCTATAGATGTTTATGATTCATTAACCATGAGCGTGATAACGCCTTTATCTGAAAAGTCTATTGCAGATGGTAACAAGCCGCAAAAGTTCCCGGATTTTACACGAGGAAAATGGAAAGATCGTAAGAACACCTTTGCTTTAGATGACAGTGGTTTCTAA
- a CDS encoding DUF6377 domain-containing protein: protein MRKFLLFTLIGIVLLSVNASATSRDSLLKVLRSEVAKIKTYDWQKDKEIAALRLKLNSHKSSGLEDRYNAVLGLFEAFKDYRFDSTFYYAQQLVSISRQLNDSRRLAENRLRLGRTLISSGMFKETFDCLREINPAVLDRELKKSYYILYSWAWSDLSKYNADRFYAPEDRGKKFRYLDSAIALTDNGSFEQLILKAQQDPGEGPHPSRFYIELMNRRLSEHEKAMVVTGLSRYRKGDEKVSLLAIAAINDIRTSTYRAQAMLDLGNTLLEQGKVNDAYTFLQLAMEQANKFGARMQRYQVARLLSVVSAERDMMAQRERQRFLIVLSSVIVITIIIGLVGFIVFVQLKKVRAGELVIRENNRLLAQQNTKLWEEGRIKEEYIGFFFGELSRHIVKLDKLKNNLQRKVKSGSVDEALRQLDKVDIHAERRELFHTFDQIFLKLFPDFVEAVNAMLPEEDQLKPKTAGTLTTQLRIFALMRLGISNNEMIAAILEYTVSTVYTYRFRLRSKALIPADEFEQRIMGIKLAAD, encoded by the coding sequence ATGAGAAAGTTTTTGTTGTTTACCCTGATTGGAATAGTCCTTTTAAGCGTTAATGCATCAGCCACAAGCCGGGACAGTTTGCTTAAGGTACTCAGATCAGAGGTTGCTAAAATAAAAACATACGACTGGCAAAAGGATAAGGAAATAGCCGCACTCAGGTTAAAGCTCAACAGCCATAAATCAAGTGGACTAGAAGACAGGTACAACGCTGTACTAGGCTTATTTGAAGCTTTTAAAGATTATCGCTTCGACTCTACTTTCTATTACGCGCAGCAACTCGTATCAATAAGCCGCCAATTAAATGATAGCAGACGACTTGCAGAGAACCGCCTGCGCCTGGGGCGGACACTTATCAGCTCGGGCATGTTCAAGGAAACCTTTGATTGCCTGCGGGAGATTAACCCGGCGGTACTGGACCGGGAGCTTAAAAAATCCTACTACATACTTTACTCCTGGGCCTGGTCAGACCTGTCTAAGTACAACGCAGATCGCTTTTACGCACCCGAAGACCGGGGCAAAAAGTTTCGTTACCTTGATTCGGCCATTGCATTAACAGACAACGGCTCGTTTGAGCAACTTATATTAAAAGCGCAACAAGATCCCGGAGAAGGGCCACATCCTTCCCGCTTTTACATAGAGCTGATGAACCGTAGGTTATCAGAGCATGAGAAAGCAATGGTAGTTACCGGGCTAAGCCGTTATCGTAAGGGGGACGAAAAGGTAAGCCTGCTGGCTATTGCAGCTATAAATGATATCCGGACTTCAACTTACCGGGCGCAGGCCATGCTGGACCTTGGCAACACATTATTAGAGCAGGGTAAGGTAAATGATGCTTATACATTTTTACAACTGGCAATGGAGCAAGCCAACAAGTTTGGCGCCCGTATGCAGCGTTACCAGGTTGCCCGTTTACTCTCGGTTGTATCTGCCGAACGCGACATGATGGCGCAGCGTGAAAGGCAGCGCTTCTTAATAGTTCTTTCATCGGTAATCGTGATTACTATAATTATCGGTTTAGTTGGGTTCATTGTTTTTGTACAGTTGAAGAAAGTACGCGCCGGCGAACTGGTTATCCGTGAGAACAACCGGCTTTTGGCTCAACAGAATACCAAGCTTTGGGAGGAAGGGCGGATAAAAGAAGAATATATTGGCTTCTTTTTCGGCGAGCTCTCCAGGCATATTGTAAAGCTTGACAAGCTGAAGAACAATTTACAACGGAAGGTTAAATCGGGCAGTGTTGATGAAGCACTACGACAATTGGACAAGGTAGACATTCATGCAGAACGGCGGGAACTGTTCCATACTTTTGATCAGATCTTTTTAAAACTCTTCCCGGATTTTGTAGAGGCTGTTAATGCGATGCTGCCCGAAGAGGATCAGCTTAAACCAAAAACGGCAGGAACGCTTACTACTCAACTGCGTATATTTGCGTTAATGAGATTAGGAATTAGCAATAACGAAATGATTGCTGCAATACTGGAATATACCGTTAGTACCGTTTATACCTACCGGTTTCGCCTTCGCTCGAAGGCTTTAATACCCGCAGATGAGTTTGAACAACGCATTATGGGTATCAAACTTGCTGCTGATTAG